The Kaustia mangrovi genome has a segment encoding these proteins:
- a CDS encoding protein-L-isoaspartate O-methyltransferase family protein produces MTDFQTARTNMVESQIRPSGITDHRIIAAMSEVPREAFVPRARQQLAYMDEDLPLTEAVDGAPPRYLMEPMSFARLLQLAGIDQDELVLDVGCALGYSTAVISRLAQSVVALEADGDLADRAGELLVEHGVMNAAVVTGPLRDGHKAEGPYDVIVVNGAVPEIPAALFDQLKDNGRLVAVVEPENGVGKTTLFTRHGTAISSRQSYDANVPALPGFEVERPRFVF; encoded by the coding sequence ATGACCGATTTCCAGACCGCACGGACCAATATGGTGGAATCGCAGATCCGGCCGAGCGGGATCACCGATCACCGGATCATCGCGGCCATGAGCGAGGTGCCGCGGGAGGCCTTCGTGCCCCGTGCGCGCCAGCAGCTCGCCTATATGGACGAGGACCTTCCGTTGACGGAGGCGGTGGACGGCGCGCCGCCGCGCTATCTCATGGAGCCCATGAGCTTCGCGCGGCTGCTCCAGCTCGCCGGGATCGACCAGGACGAACTGGTGCTCGATGTGGGATGCGCGCTCGGCTATTCGACCGCCGTCATCTCGCGTCTTGCCCAGTCGGTCGTCGCGCTCGAGGCGGACGGGGACCTGGCGGACCGCGCCGGCGAGCTTCTGGTCGAGCACGGCGTCATGAACGCCGCCGTCGTGACCGGCCCGCTGCGCGACGGGCACAAGGCGGAAGGCCCCTATGACGTGATCGTCGTGAACGGCGCGGTGCCGGAGATCCCGGCCGCCCTGTTCGATCAGTTGAAGGACAATGGCCGGCTGGTGGCGGTCGTTGAGCCGGAGAACGGCGTCGGCAAGACCACGCTGTTCACCCGTCACGGGACGGCCATAAGTTCGCGCCAGTCTTACGACGCGAATGTCCCGGCCTTGCCGGGTTTCGAGGTGGAACGCCCGCGTTTCGTTTTCTGA
- a CDS encoding amidohydrolase family protein, with amino-acid sequence MAEEGRKLVIRNIGLMLSGALEAPILDADCIVAIDGRISAIGREGELDTDRADTVIDAKGTTVAPGLIDSHVHPVIGDYTPRQQQLNWIESCLHGGVTTMISAGEVHLPGRPKDIVGLKALAIASQRWYENFRPSGVKMIAGAPVIEEGMEEEDFKELASAGVKLLGEVGLGSVKAGETAQKMVAWARKYGIQSTIHTGGPSIPGSGLIDKDVVLEADADIIGHINGGHTALPDDQITCLCEQCRRGIEVVHNGNERAALLAVRTAHELSQVERVILGTDAPAGSGVQPLGILRMVAMLSSLGDVPAETAFCFATGNTARMRDLDCGLIEVGRSADFVIMDRAQHAPGKTILESVEQGNLPGVGMTVIDGIVRTTRSRNTPPATTLPDVVEG; translated from the coding sequence ATGGCAGAAGAGGGGCGCAAGCTCGTCATCCGCAATATCGGCCTGATGCTGAGCGGCGCGTTGGAGGCGCCGATCCTCGATGCCGACTGCATCGTGGCGATCGACGGGCGGATTTCCGCGATCGGGCGGGAGGGCGAGCTCGATACCGATCGTGCCGACACTGTGATCGACGCCAAGGGCACGACCGTCGCGCCGGGGCTGATCGACAGCCATGTCCATCCCGTGATCGGCGATTACACGCCGCGCCAGCAGCAGCTCAACTGGATCGAGAGCTGCCTCCATGGCGGCGTCACGACCATGATCTCCGCCGGCGAGGTCCATCTGCCGGGCCGGCCGAAGGATATTGTGGGCCTGAAGGCGCTCGCCATCGCCTCGCAGCGCTGGTACGAGAATTTCCGCCCCTCCGGCGTCAAGATGATCGCCGGCGCGCCCGTCATCGAGGAGGGCATGGAGGAGGAGGACTTCAAGGAGCTCGCCTCCGCCGGGGTCAAGCTGCTGGGCGAGGTCGGCCTCGGCTCGGTGAAGGCCGGCGAGACGGCCCAGAAGATGGTCGCCTGGGCGCGCAAATACGGCATCCAGAGCACGATCCACACCGGCGGACCGTCCATTCCCGGCTCCGGCCTCATCGACAAGGATGTGGTGCTGGAGGCCGATGCCGACATTATCGGCCACATCAATGGTGGCCACACAGCACTGCCCGACGACCAGATCACCTGCCTGTGCGAGCAGTGCCGGCGCGGCATCGAGGTCGTCCATAACGGCAATGAGCGCGCGGCGCTTCTCGCGGTGCGCACCGCTCACGAGCTCAGCCAGGTCGAGCGTGTGATTCTCGGCACGGACGCGCCGGCGGGCTCCGGCGTCCAGCCGCTCGGCATATTGCGCATGGTCGCCATGCTCTCGAGCCTCGGCGACGTGCCGGCGGAGACCGCCTTCTGCTTCGCCACCGGCAACACGGCGCGCATGCGCGATCTCGATTGCGGACTGATCGAGGTCGGCCGGTCTGCCGATTTCGTCATCATGGACCGTGCCCAGCATGCACCGGGCAAGACCATCCTGGAGAGCGTGGAGCAGGGCAACCTGCCCGGCGTCGGCATGACCGTCATCGACGGCATCGTGCGCACGACGCGCTCGCGCAACACCCCGCCGGCGACGACGTTGCCGGACGTGGTCGAGGGGTAG
- the fdxA gene encoding ferredoxin FdxA, which produces MTYVVTENCIKCKFQDCVSVCPVDCFYEGENMLVIHPDECIDCGVCEPECPADAIKPDTEPGLEEWLELNAKYADQWPNITDQGEPPADAESWNGVEGKRAQLSEAPGAGA; this is translated from the coding sequence GTGACCTATGTGGTGACCGAGAACTGCATCAAGTGCAAATTCCAGGACTGCGTGTCGGTCTGCCCGGTTGACTGTTTCTACGAAGGCGAGAATATGCTCGTCATCCATCCGGACGAATGCATCGATTGCGGGGTGTGCGAGCCGGAATGCCCGGCGGACGCGATCAAGCCGGATACCGAACCGGGCCTCGAGGAATGGCTTGAACTGAACGCGAAATACGCCGATCAATGGCCCAACATCACCGATCAGGGCGAGCCGCCGGCCGACGCGGAAAGCTGGAACGGCGTCGAAGGCAAGCGCGCCCAGCTGTCGGAGGCTCCCGGTGCCGGTGCCTGA
- a CDS encoding 2-oxoacid:acceptor oxidoreductase subunit alpha: MNEHVATAPADDELEVSLVPEADFARVRFAGDSGDGIQLTGTRFAASAARFGNDLATFPDYPAEIRAPQGTLYGVSAYSLNIGRTEVLTFGDVSDVLVALNPAALKTNLADLKDGGLLIVDESAFIDRNLAKAGYEANPLQDDSLGRYRVLPIDITTRTLDAVAETGLGRKDATRCKNMWTLGLVLWLFERDTDAVADWLQRKFYKTPEVLAANLAALKAGHAWGETAELPPEMRRYHIPKAKLKTGEYRTVTGNETLAWGLYAGARLAGLDLFFGSYPITPASPLLHALSRMKNRGVITFQAEDEIAAVCSAIGASYAGSLGVTASAGPGIALKTEAIGLAISTELPLVVVDVQRGGPSTGLPTKTEQSDLFQAVYGRNGDAPVPVIAASRSSDCFDCAIEAVKIATRYMTPVMLLSDGYIANSAEPWPLPDPSKFAPFPVSFRTDADGFEPFARDPETLARAWAVPGTPGLEHRIGGLEKADITGNVSYDPDNHEHMTRLRVDKIRGIADALPEQRPEVGKPHGRLAVVGWGSTWGATRVAVRRAMAEGIDVAQIHLRHIWPLPKNLGDLLGAYDKILIPELNTGQLAALLRAELGIRPHTLNKVKGQPFKVSEIGAAIRELAAD, from the coding sequence ATGAACGAACATGTCGCGACTGCGCCCGCAGACGACGAGCTGGAAGTTTCGCTCGTTCCGGAAGCCGATTTCGCGCGCGTCCGCTTCGCCGGGGATTCCGGCGACGGCATCCAGCTCACCGGCACGCGCTTTGCGGCCTCCGCCGCACGCTTCGGCAACGATCTGGCGACGTTTCCCGACTACCCCGCCGAGATCCGCGCGCCGCAGGGCACGCTCTATGGCGTGTCGGCCTACTCGCTCAATATCGGACGCACGGAGGTGCTCACCTTCGGCGACGTCTCCGACGTGCTGGTGGCGCTCAACCCGGCAGCGCTCAAGACCAATCTCGCCGATCTGAAGGATGGCGGGCTCCTGATCGTCGACGAAAGCGCCTTCATCGACCGCAATCTCGCCAAGGCGGGCTATGAGGCGAACCCGCTTCAGGACGATTCGCTCGGGCGCTACCGCGTCCTTCCCATCGACATCACGACCCGCACGCTCGACGCCGTGGCGGAGACCGGCCTCGGGCGCAAGGATGCCACGCGCTGCAAGAACATGTGGACGCTCGGCCTCGTGCTCTGGCTGTTCGAGCGCGACACCGACGCCGTCGCCGACTGGCTCCAGCGGAAGTTCTATAAGACGCCGGAGGTGCTGGCCGCCAATCTCGCCGCGCTCAAGGCCGGCCACGCCTGGGGCGAGACCGCGGAGCTGCCGCCGGAGATGCGGCGCTATCACATTCCGAAGGCGAAACTGAAGACCGGCGAATACCGTACCGTCACCGGCAACGAGACGCTCGCCTGGGGCCTCTATGCGGGCGCCCGGCTCGCCGGCCTCGACCTGTTCTTCGGCTCCTATCCGATCACACCGGCCTCGCCCCTTCTCCACGCGCTGTCGCGCATGAAGAACCGTGGCGTCATCACCTTCCAGGCCGAGGACGAGATCGCGGCGGTCTGCTCCGCCATCGGCGCCTCCTATGCCGGCTCGCTCGGTGTGACGGCAAGCGCGGGGCCCGGCATCGCGCTGAAGACGGAGGCCATCGGGCTTGCCATCTCCACGGAGCTGCCGCTCGTCGTGGTCGACGTCCAGCGCGGCGGCCCCTCGACCGGCCTGCCGACCAAGACCGAGCAGTCCGACCTGTTCCAGGCCGTCTATGGCCGCAATGGCGACGCGCCGGTGCCGGTGATCGCCGCCTCGCGCTCGAGCGACTGCTTCGACTGCGCCATCGAGGCGGTGAAGATCGCCACGCGCTACATGACGCCGGTCATGCTGCTGTCGGACGGCTATATCGCCAATTCGGCGGAGCCCTGGCCGCTGCCCGACCCCTCGAAGTTCGCGCCCTTCCCGGTCTCCTTCCGGACCGATGCGGACGGGTTCGAACCCTTCGCGCGCGATCCGGAGACGCTCGCACGCGCCTGGGCCGTGCCGGGAACGCCGGGGCTCGAACACCGGATCGGCGGGCTGGAGAAGGCCGACATCACCGGCAATGTCTCCTACGACCCGGACAATCACGAGCACATGACCCGGCTGCGCGTCGACAAGATCCGCGGCATCGCCGACGCCCTGCCCGAGCAGCGCCCGGAAGTGGGCAAGCCCCATGGCCGCCTCGCCGTGGTGGGGTGGGGCTCGACCTGGGGCGCGACCCGCGTCGCGGTGCGCCGCGCCATGGCGGAGGGCATCGACGTCGCCCAGATCCATCTGCGTCATATCTGGCCCCTGCCGAAGAATCTTGGCGACCTCTTGGGAGCTTACGACAAGATCCTGATTCCGGAACTCAATACCGGCCAGCTCGCCGCCCTGCTTCGCGCCGAGCTCGGCATCCGCCCCCACACGCTCAACAAGGTGAAGGGCCAGCCCTTCAAGGTCAGCGAGATCGGCGCGGCGATCCGCGAGCTCGCCGCCGACTGA
- a CDS encoding 2-oxoacid:ferredoxin oxidoreductase subunit beta, which yields MNEIAPTPLKPKDFASDQEVRWCPGCGDYAILKAIQKTLADIGAEPENTVFISGIGCSSRLPYYMATYGFHTIHGRAPAIATGTKLANPELDVWVITGDGDGFSIGGNHMLHVLRRDVDMQILVFNNEVYGLTKGQASPTSRVGMRSPSTPLGSLDGPVNPCVFALAAGARFVARSADTLQKQLSPLLAEAQAHKGASFVEILQNCIIYNDGVFNEVTDKKTAPEHTLILEHGAPMVFGAEREKGLRVKPGGFGVEVVTLGDGIAESDLLVHDETNLDLANHLARLTGPDFPTVLGVLYRVPGESYEARVHEQLDAARTEVEADPHADIDALLHDGPVWRID from the coding sequence ATGAACGAGATTGCCCCCACCCCCTTGAAACCGAAGGACTTCGCCTCCGATCAGGAGGTGCGCTGGTGCCCCGGCTGCGGCGACTACGCGATCCTCAAGGCGATCCAGAAGACGCTCGCCGATATCGGGGCTGAGCCGGAGAACACGGTGTTCATCTCCGGCATCGGCTGCTCCTCGCGCCTGCCCTACTACATGGCGACCTACGGCTTCCATACGATCCATGGACGCGCGCCCGCCATCGCCACGGGCACCAAGCTCGCCAATCCCGAGCTCGACGTGTGGGTGATCACCGGCGACGGCGACGGCTTCTCCATCGGCGGCAACCACATGCTGCATGTGCTGCGCCGCGACGTGGACATGCAGATCCTGGTGTTCAACAACGAGGTCTACGGCCTCACCAAGGGCCAGGCCTCACCCACCTCGCGCGTCGGCATGAGAAGCCCGTCGACGCCGCTCGGCTCGCTCGACGGGCCGGTCAATCCGTGCGTCTTCGCGCTCGCCGCCGGCGCCCGCTTCGTCGCCCGCTCCGCCGACACGCTGCAGAAGCAGCTCTCGCCCCTTCTGGCGGAGGCCCAGGCCCACAAGGGCGCCTCCTTCGTGGAGATCCTGCAGAACTGCATCATCTACAATGACGGCGTGTTCAACGAGGTGACCGACAAGAAGACGGCGCCAGAGCACACGCTCATCCTCGAGCACGGCGCGCCCATGGTGTTCGGCGCGGAACGGGAGAAGGGCCTGCGCGTCAAGCCCGGCGGCTTCGGCGTCGAGGTCGTCACGCTCGGCGACGGCATCGCGGAGAGCGATCTCCTGGTGCATGACGAGACCAATCTCGACCTCGCGAACCACCTCGCAAGGCTGACGGGCCCCGATTTCCCGACGGTCCTCGGCGTGCTCTACCGGGTGCCGGGCGAAAGCTACGAGGCGCGCGTCCACGAGCAGCTCGACGCCGCACGCACGGAGGTCGAGGCCGACCCCCATGCCGATATCGACGCCCTCCTCCATGACGGCCCCGTCTGGCGAATCGACTGA
- a CDS encoding FAD binding domain-containing protein yields MASYARPSSIEETLSLLKRDSWRIVAGGTDFYPMQGDKPIRENVLDVSDLRDLREISVEGDHWRIGGLASWTDVIHHDLPRAFDGLKLAAREVGSIQIQNAGTVAGNLCNASPAADSVPPLLTLDASVELSSQDGRRTLPLGEFITGVRRTAMRPDEIVSAVLIPRAGDDAPGHFIKLGARVYLVISIVMVAAIVEPAGDGTVSRARVAVGSCSPVAQRLPALEAALAGVPFEAAALAEIVRPEHFSVLSPSTMCAHRPATGSRRRRR; encoded by the coding sequence ATGGCGTCATATGCGCGGCCGTCATCCATCGAGGAGACGCTCTCGCTCCTGAAGCGCGACAGCTGGCGGATCGTCGCCGGCGGCACTGACTTCTACCCCATGCAGGGCGACAAGCCGATTCGGGAAAACGTTCTCGATGTCAGTGACTTGCGCGACCTTCGCGAGATCTCGGTAGAGGGCGACCACTGGCGCATAGGCGGCCTTGCGAGCTGGACCGACGTGATCCACCACGACCTGCCGCGGGCCTTTGACGGGCTGAAGCTCGCCGCCCGCGAGGTCGGTTCGATCCAGATCCAAAATGCGGGCACCGTCGCCGGCAATCTCTGCAACGCCTCGCCCGCCGCCGACAGCGTTCCCCCGCTCCTGACGCTCGATGCGAGCGTGGAGCTCTCATCCCAGGATGGGCGGCGCACATTGCCGCTCGGTGAGTTCATCACCGGCGTCCGCCGGACCGCCATGCGGCCCGACGAGATCGTGAGTGCCGTCCTGATCCCGCGCGCCGGCGACGATGCCCCCGGTCATTTCATCAAGCTCGGCGCGCGGGTCTATCTCGTCATCTCCATCGTCATGGTGGCCGCCATCGTCGAGCCGGCGGGCGACGGCACGGTAAGCCGCGCGCGCGTCGCGGTCGGCTCCTGCTCGCCGGTCGCGCAGCGCCTTCCCGCACTGGAAGCCGCGCTGGCCGGTGTGCCCTTCGAGGCGGCGGCGCTGGCCGAGATCGTGCGGCCGGAGCATTTCTCCGTCCTCTCCCCATCGACGATGTGCGCGCATCGGCCGGCTACCGGCTCGAGGCGGCGGAGGAGATGA
- a CDS encoding 6-hydroxynicotinate reductase — protein sequence MSETPKPADKIRCDACPVMCYIAEGKTGACDRYANEGGNLVRVDPFTIVERAREDGGKLVRFMDKPEEWSGDLVHADSAFITAVGAGTTYPDYKPAPFIVSSEHDGVDMVTVVTEGIFSYCGVKVKIDTDRHLGEERSVVRCEGEAVGHVTTGEYGSQMLSLGGVNHLTGGSKKEGRVTCDTLLKLSNCEPVELTIDEGSTVIVEAGKAPIIDGRHEEYMRVGCGSATIGMFAKQWFDHVDDVVVVDDHITGVLSEHQAGKVLGAKDTGIKIKGRRSTPGRYFQVAEPGSGWGGTDISDPLTILGDFNPKIAWPGLRLLMVSTTGEQHAYFELDEDLKPVARELPEALVQSVERIQENCEPAMSSVLFMGGAGGSLRAGVTENPVKLTRSVKDLLTVVTCGGAPAYVWPGGGITVMVDVTRMPAMSFGYVPTPALVAPIEFTMRREDYERLGGHMSAIVPIGDAVEQAGRRVGAREDNPWPTATHLYSWAKQKKDPAA from the coding sequence ATGAGCGAGACACCCAAACCCGCAGACAAGATCCGCTGCGATGCCTGTCCGGTGATGTGCTACATCGCCGAGGGCAAGACCGGCGCCTGCGATCGCTATGCCAATGAGGGCGGAAATCTTGTCCGCGTGGACCCGTTCACCATCGTCGAGCGCGCCCGCGAGGACGGCGGCAAGCTCGTGCGCTTCATGGACAAGCCGGAGGAATGGTCCGGCGATCTGGTGCACGCCGATTCCGCCTTCATCACCGCGGTCGGCGCCGGCACGACCTATCCCGACTACAAGCCCGCCCCCTTCATCGTGTCCTCGGAACACGACGGCGTCGACATGGTGACGGTCGTGACCGAGGGCATCTTCAGCTATTGCGGCGTTAAGGTGAAGATCGACACCGACCGGCATCTGGGCGAGGAGCGCTCGGTCGTGCGATGCGAGGGCGAGGCTGTCGGCCATGTGACGACCGGCGAATACGGCTCGCAGATGCTCTCGCTCGGCGGCGTGAACCACCTGACCGGCGGCTCCAAGAAGGAAGGCCGCGTCACCTGCGACACGCTGCTCAAGCTCTCCAACTGCGAGCCGGTGGAACTGACCATCGACGAGGGCTCGACGGTCATCGTGGAGGCCGGCAAGGCGCCGATCATCGACGGCCGGCACGAGGAATATATGCGGGTCGGCTGCGGGTCGGCGACCATCGGCATGTTCGCCAAGCAATGGTTCGACCATGTGGACGACGTGGTGGTGGTCGACGACCACATCACCGGCGTCCTGTCGGAGCATCAGGCCGGGAAGGTTCTGGGCGCCAAGGATACCGGCATCAAGATCAAGGGGCGGCGCTCCACGCCCGGGCGCTACTTCCAGGTGGCCGAGCCCGGATCCGGCTGGGGCGGGACCGATATTTCCGACCCGCTCACCATCCTCGGCGACTTCAACCCAAAGATCGCCTGGCCTGGCCTGAGGCTCCTCATGGTCTCCACCACCGGCGAGCAGCATGCCTATTTCGAGCTCGACGAGGACCTTAAGCCCGTCGCCAGGGAGCTGCCCGAGGCGCTCGTCCAGTCGGTGGAGCGCATCCAGGAGAATTGCGAGCCGGCAATGTCGTCGGTGCTCTTCATGGGCGGAGCCGGCGGGTCTCTGCGCGCCGGGGTCACGGAGAACCCGGTGAAGCTCACCCGTTCGGTGAAGGACCTGCTTACCGTCGTCACCTGCGGCGGCGCGCCCGCCTATGTATGGCCCGGCGGCGGCATCACGGTAATGGTGGACGTGACACGGATGCCCGCCATGTCGTTCGGCTATGTGCCCACCCCCGCCCTCGTCGCGCCCATCGAGTTTACCATGCGGCGCGAGGACTACGAGCGGCTCGGCGGGCACATGTCGGCCATCGTGCCCATAGGCGACGCGGTGGAGCAGGCCGGCCGGCGGGTCGGCGCGCGCGAGGACAACCCCTGGCCCACCGCGACCCATCTCTATAGCTGGGCGAAGCAGAAGAAGGATCCGGCGGCGTGA
- a CDS encoding UPF0280 family protein, producing the protein MTGPQAAMLGDGRRLHLQHGPIDLIVEAFGADAEVSRAYGQAVERFRTVLTGLVEELPRLRTACPPEGLGLEGPVARRMEAAVRPFADTHFVTPMAAVAGSVAEEVLAALVRDRTLRRAYVNNGGDIAIHLGDGERFEIGLVADPRLAALAGSARIAAADPVRGIATSGRHGRSLSLGIADAVTVLAERASMADTAATLIANAVDLPGHPAIARVPASEIDPDSDLGDRPVTADIGALPQSDIATALDRGAALAEHMRTRGLIHGAALMLCGEVCLCGLDRPSLPVHQSERLVHA; encoded by the coding sequence GTGACGGGACCGCAGGCAGCAATGCTGGGCGACGGACGCCGGCTGCATCTCCAGCACGGCCCCATCGACCTGATCGTGGAGGCCTTCGGCGCCGATGCCGAAGTCTCGCGCGCCTATGGGCAGGCCGTGGAGCGGTTCCGCACGGTGCTGACCGGGCTCGTGGAGGAGCTGCCGCGCCTGCGCACCGCCTGCCCGCCCGAAGGCCTCGGCCTCGAGGGCCCCGTCGCCCGGCGCATGGAGGCGGCCGTCCGGCCCTTCGCGGACACGCATTTCGTAACCCCCATGGCCGCCGTCGCCGGATCGGTCGCGGAGGAGGTGCTCGCCGCGCTCGTCCGGGACCGCACCCTCAGGCGCGCCTATGTGAACAATGGCGGGGACATCGCAATTCATCTGGGCGATGGGGAGCGCTTCGAGATCGGCCTTGTCGCCGATCCGCGCCTGGCCGCGCTTGCCGGGTCGGCCCGCATTGCCGCCGCCGATCCCGTGCGCGGCATCGCCACATCGGGCCGCCACGGGCGTTCCCTATCCCTCGGCATCGCCGATGCCGTCACCGTGCTCGCGGAGCGGGCGTCCATGGCCGATACCGCCGCGACGCTCATCGCCAATGCCGTGGACCTTCCCGGCCATCCGGCCATCGCGCGCGTTCCGGCAAGCGAAATCGACCCGGATTCCGATCTCGGCGACAGGCCCGTCACAGCGGATATCGGCGCGCTTCCGCAATCCGATATCGCGACCGCCCTCGACAGGGGCGCGGCGCTGGCTGAGCACATGCGCACGCGCGGCCTCATTCATGGCGCCGCACTCATGCTCTGCGGCGAGGTGTGCCTGTGCGGCCTCGACCGCCCTTCCCTTCCCGTTCATCAATCCGAGAGGCTTGTCCATGCCTGA
- a CDS encoding amino acid synthesis family protein produces MPDVAIRKMALMLEEIRHEGGPAPQTPLLRAASLAVIANPFAGRYEPDIAGFMEDLKPLGLDMADRLIAALGGDPKRVEGYGKGAIVGQAGELEHGALWHVPGGYAMRERLGDAKAIVPSTKKVGAAGARLDVPITHVDASYVRSHFDAMEVGLNDAPRADEMVLVLVMTTGPRIHERVGGLKASEIEGKDGLR; encoded by the coding sequence ATGCCTGATGTCGCGATCCGCAAGATGGCGCTCATGCTCGAGGAAATCCGCCACGAGGGCGGCCCGGCGCCGCAAACGCCGCTTCTGCGCGCCGCCTCGCTCGCCGTCATCGCCAATCCGTTCGCCGGGCGCTACGAGCCCGATATCGCCGGTTTCATGGAAGACCTGAAGCCTCTCGGCCTCGACATGGCCGACCGGCTGATCGCGGCGCTCGGCGGCGATCCGAAAAGGGTGGAAGGCTACGGCAAGGGCGCGATCGTCGGCCAGGCGGGCGAGCTGGAGCATGGCGCGCTGTGGCACGTGCCCGGCGGCTACGCCATGCGCGAGCGGCTCGGCGACGCCAAGGCCATCGTGCCCTCCACCAAGAAGGTCGGCGCGGCGGGCGCGCGTCTCGACGTGCCCATCACCCATGTCGACGCATCCTATGTGCGCAGCCATTTCGACGCGATGGAGGTCGGCCTGAACGACGCCCCGCGCGCCGACGAGATGGTGCTTGTGCTGGTCATGACGACGGGTCCCCGCATCCATGAGCGCGTGGGCGGCCTCAAGGCATCCGAGATCGAAGGAAAGGACGGGCTCAGATGA
- a CDS encoding amino acid synthesis family protein, protein MTAKIRKIAVFVEETHKEIGREIQPPTRRAAAVAVIENPFAGRYVEDLDELMEIGAELGGLLGERCVKALGIEPAAAESYGKAAMVGENGELEHAAAILHPRLGAPLRKAVEKGAALVPSSKKMGGPGQPLDVPLGHKDAAYVRSHFDGMEVRLNDAPRANEIMVAVAVTDSGRPLPRVGGLTADEAKGEDGLR, encoded by the coding sequence ATGACGGCGAAGATCCGCAAGATCGCTGTATTTGTCGAGGAGACCCACAAGGAGATCGGCCGCGAGATCCAGCCGCCGACGCGGCGGGCCGCGGCCGTGGCCGTGATCGAGAACCCGTTCGCCGGGCGCTATGTGGAGGACCTCGACGAACTGATGGAGATCGGCGCGGAGCTCGGCGGCCTGCTGGGCGAGCGCTGCGTCAAGGCGCTCGGCATTGAACCGGCCGCGGCCGAAAGCTACGGCAAGGCCGCCATGGTCGGCGAGAATGGCGAGCTGGAGCACGCCGCCGCCATCCTGCACCCCCGCCTTGGCGCCCCCTTGCGCAAGGCGGTGGAGAAGGGCGCGGCGCTGGTGCCCTCGTCGAAGAAGATGGGTGGCCCCGGCCAGCCGCTCGACGTGCCGCTCGGCCACAAGGACGCGGCCTATGTCCGTAGCCATTTCGACGGCATGGAGGTGCGCCTCAACGACGCGCCGCGGGCCAACGAGATCATGGTTGCCGTCGCCGTCACCGACAGCGGCCGCCCTCTGCCCCGTGTCGGCGGCCTGACGGCGGACGAGGCCAAGGGCGAGGACGGCTTGCGCTAG